One Xiphias gladius isolate SHS-SW01 ecotype Sanya breed wild chromosome 13, ASM1685928v1, whole genome shotgun sequence genomic window carries:
- the gbx2 gene encoding homeobox protein GBX-2 isoform X2 — protein MSAAFGPSFMVMQRPLGSTTAFSIDSLIGGAPQPSPGHFVYTGYPMFMPYRSVVLQPPPPPPPALQQALPAGHHPHPQISSLQSGFCSSLAQGLTQGMALTSTLMASLPGGFSPSQQHQEAARKFGSQALHAVFDKTQELRLDAEDGKSFLQGKEPRRLRKDDSKEDECGRKDESFSMDSDLDYSSDDNLTSMCHKEDGDGGGGGLDDGPHLHGSTGGGSGAGGGGGAGSGGKNRRRRTAFTSEQLLELEKEFHCKKYLSLTERSQIAHALKLSEVQVKIWFQNRRAKWKRVKAGNVNNKSGEPSRNPKIVVPIPVHVSRFAIRSQHQQMEQARP, from the exons ATGAGCGCAGCGTTCGGTCCGTCCTTCATGGTGATGCAGCGGCCACTCGGAAGCACCACCGCCTTCAGCATCGACTCTCTGATCGGGGGGGCCCCGCAGCCCAGCCCGGGACACTTCGTCTACACCGGCTACCCGATGTTCATGCCGTATCGGTCGGTGGTGCTCCAGCCGCCGCCTCCGCCTCCTCCAGCCCTGCAGCAGGCTCTCCCCGCCGGCCACCACCCGCACCCGCAGATCTCCAGCCTGCAGAGCGGCTTCTGCTCCAGTCTGGCGCAGGGCCTGACGCAGGGCATGGCGCTTACCTCCACGCTCATGGCGTCGCTGCCCGGCGGATTCTCGCCGTCCCAGCAGCACCAGGAGGCGGCCAGGAAGTTCGGCTCCCAGGCGCTGCACGCGGTCTTCGACAAAACTCAGGAGCTGCGGCTGGACGCGGAGGACGGGAAGAGTTTCCTGCAGGGGAAAGA GCCTCGGAGGCTCCG TAAAGACGACTCCAAGGAGGACGAGTGCGGCCGGAAAGACGAGAGTTTCTCCATGGACAGCGACTTGGACTACAGCTCCGATGACAACCTCACCTCCATGTGCCACAAGGAGGACGGGGACGGCGGCGGCGGAGGCCTGGACGACGGCCCGCACCTTCACGGCTCCACCGGCGGCGGCTCCGGGgcgggcggcggcggcggcgcggGGAGCGGCGGCAAGAACCGGCGGCGGCGGACGGCGTTCACCAGCgagcagctgctggagctggagaaagagTTCCACTGCAAAAAGTACCTGTCGTTAACCGAGCGCTCCCAGATCGCGCATGCGCTGAAGCTGAGCGAGGTGCAGGTGAAGATCTGGTTCCAGAACCGGCGCGCCAAGTGGAAAAGGGTCAAAGCCGGAAACGTCAACAACAAGTCCGGGGAGCCGTCCCGGAACCCCAAAATAGTCGTCCCCATCCCAGTGCACGTGAGCCGCTTCGCAATACGGAGTCAGCACCAGCAGATGGAGCAGGCCAGACCGTAG
- the gbx2 gene encoding homeobox protein GBX-2 isoform X1 gives MSAAFGPSFMVMQRPLGSTTAFSIDSLIGGAPQPSPGHFVYTGYPMFMPYRSVVLQPPPPPPPALQQALPAGHHPHPQISSLQSGFCSSLAQGLTQGMALTSTLMASLPGGFSPSQQHQEAARKFGSQALHAVFDKTQELRLDAEDGKSFLQGKESAALQAFHDTDTSVQTSTVRAHSKDDSKEDECGRKDESFSMDSDLDYSSDDNLTSMCHKEDGDGGGGGLDDGPHLHGSTGGGSGAGGGGGAGSGGKNRRRRTAFTSEQLLELEKEFHCKKYLSLTERSQIAHALKLSEVQVKIWFQNRRAKWKRVKAGNVNNKSGEPSRNPKIVVPIPVHVSRFAIRSQHQQMEQARP, from the exons ATGAGCGCAGCGTTCGGTCCGTCCTTCATGGTGATGCAGCGGCCACTCGGAAGCACCACCGCCTTCAGCATCGACTCTCTGATCGGGGGGGCCCCGCAGCCCAGCCCGGGACACTTCGTCTACACCGGCTACCCGATGTTCATGCCGTATCGGTCGGTGGTGCTCCAGCCGCCGCCTCCGCCTCCTCCAGCCCTGCAGCAGGCTCTCCCCGCCGGCCACCACCCGCACCCGCAGATCTCCAGCCTGCAGAGCGGCTTCTGCTCCAGTCTGGCGCAGGGCCTGACGCAGGGCATGGCGCTTACCTCCACGCTCATGGCGTCGCTGCCCGGCGGATTCTCGCCGTCCCAGCAGCACCAGGAGGCGGCCAGGAAGTTCGGCTCCCAGGCGCTGCACGCGGTCTTCGACAAAACTCAGGAGCTGCGGCTGGACGCGGAGGACGGGAAGAGTTTCCTGCAGGGGAAAGAGTCCGCGGCGCTGCAGGCTTTCCACGACACGGACACGTCTGTGCAGACATCCACAG TCAGAGCACACAGTAAAGACGACTCCAAGGAGGACGAGTGCGGCCGGAAAGACGAGAGTTTCTCCATGGACAGCGACTTGGACTACAGCTCCGATGACAACCTCACCTCCATGTGCCACAAGGAGGACGGGGACGGCGGCGGCGGAGGCCTGGACGACGGCCCGCACCTTCACGGCTCCACCGGCGGCGGCTCCGGGgcgggcggcggcggcggcgcggGGAGCGGCGGCAAGAACCGGCGGCGGCGGACGGCGTTCACCAGCgagcagctgctggagctggagaaagagTTCCACTGCAAAAAGTACCTGTCGTTAACCGAGCGCTCCCAGATCGCGCATGCGCTGAAGCTGAGCGAGGTGCAGGTGAAGATCTGGTTCCAGAACCGGCGCGCCAAGTGGAAAAGGGTCAAAGCCGGAAACGTCAACAACAAGTCCGGGGAGCCGTCCCGGAACCCCAAAATAGTCGTCCCCATCCCAGTGCACGTGAGCCGCTTCGCAATACGGAGTCAGCACCAGCAGATGGAGCAGGCCAGACCGTAG